A window of Primulina tabacum isolate GXHZ01 chromosome 4, ASM2559414v2, whole genome shotgun sequence contains these coding sequences:
- the LOC142543466 gene encoding formin-like protein 4, with amino-acid sequence MAVKSQPCKILCSIILLIVSSIPRSLSQSTSPQNIQTYYPTSTPPPPPPPPPLPTLQPPSPPRSSSTRAAVGRAIGVTAAATLVCSGLLFFLLLRYSNRRRVRDNSIVSPNPTISAPVTHADNFSRFNGNLKGVIVDENGLDVLYWRNLESGEKRTSFNKQYYKLKDEQKEEQKRTGSEKERKNEAPLQEIPLLRGKSSTSQSLVWGEKEERMTNKAPTLLSGIASKAENIRDSSVQVAKNVPEPSEASAAATPKIVLATAAIPKGKMPAPPPPPPPPTGKGPASLPTPPPIPSNKGPAPPPPPPSSSVSSASSLPATKGMMGKRASSEGEGTSSHGSGQVKLKPLHWDKVNPDVKHSMVWDNIDKGSFKFDGDMMEALFGYVATNRKSPRGDGTSFTSKQDKSSAPRQIFILDTRKSQNTAIVIKSLGITSEDIISVLLEGRGLNTDTLEKLVKVAPTDEEMSGILEFNGDPARLADAEFFLYHLLQAVPSAFSRFNAMLYKSTYDVEVSHITGYLQTLESACKELRTRGLFLKLLEAVLKAGNRLNAGTSRGNAQAFNLTALRKLSDVRSMDGKTTLLQFVIQEVVRAEGKRCVLNRNQSMNRTNSRSSKAESQKTDKLLSKDDREREYMMLGLPIVGGLSAEFSNVKKSAALDYDLLVKAVSSLAEQLVETRKVLAQCRDNGGFTQEMAGFLDAAELEIQVVKEEQTRVVELVNKTTDYYQAGLSKEKGTNILQLFVIVKDFLGMVDQVCVEIARNAQKKNPVPSSSPSVAGSSSAGSPRVFRFPKLPANFMSEDSMSKSSDSDNDSEGRNDFQFCIEAKKN; translated from the exons ATGGCTGTGAAATCTCAGCCATGTAAAATTCTATGTTCAATCATTCTTTTGATCGTTTCTTCGATCCCGCGGTCTCTCTCTCAATCAACATCTCCACAGAATATTCAGACTTACTACCCAACTTCtactcctcctcctcctccgccgccgccgccgcttcCAACACTGCAGCCACCGTCTCCGCCGCGAAGTTCATCGACCAGAGCGGCGGTGGGGAGAGCCATAGGTGTGACAGCTGCAGCCACTCTGGTTTGTTCCGGGCTgctattttttcttcttctaagGTACTCAAACCGGAGGAGGGTCAGGGATAATTCCATTGTTAGTCCAAATCCAACGATTAGTGCTCCGGTGACTCATGCCGATAATTTTAGCCGATTCAACGGTAATCTTAAAGGGGTAATTGTGGATGAAAATGGGTTGGATGTGCTGTATTGGAGGAACTTGGAAAGTGGGGAGAAGAGGACTAGTTTCAATAAACAGTATTATAAGTTGAAAGATGAGCAGAAAGAAGAACAGAAGAGAACTGGCAGTGAGAAAGAGAGGAAAAATGAGGCACCTTTGCAAGAAATTCCGTTGCTTAGGGGGAAATCTTCAACCTCTCAGAGTCTTGTTTGGGgagaaaaagaagagagaatgaCAAATAAAGCACCGACCCTTTTATCTGGAATTGCTTCTAAGGCTGAGAATATTCGAGATTCATCGGTTCAAGTAGCAAAAAACGTGCCTGAGCCGTCGGAGGCATCAGCAGCAGCCACACCAAAGATAGTTTTAGCTACTGCGGCGATTCCTAAAGGAAAAATGCCCGCGCCACCGCCACCGCCACCGCCACCGACAGGAAAAGGGCCTGCATCACTACCAACACCACCACCAATCCCATCAAATAAAGGTCCTGCTCCACCACCGCCACCGCCGTCTAGCAGTGTTTCTTCAGCTTCGTCTTTGCCAGCAACGAAGGGGATGATGGGTAAACGCGCGTCCTCTGAGGGAGAAGGGACTTCTAGCCATGGTAGTGGACAGGTGAAACTCAAGCCATTGCATTGGGATAAGGTGAACCCGGATGTTAAGCATTCAATGGTGTGGGATAATATCGACAAGGGATCTTTCAA GTTTGATGGTGATATGATGGAAGCTCTCTTTGGATATGTGGCAACGAACCGAAAATCCCCTAGAGGGGATGGTACATCGTTTACTTCAAAGCAGGATAAATCAAGTGCTCCGCGACAAATTTTCATTCTCGACACAAGAAAATCACAGAACACAGCAATAGTGATCAAGTCTCTAGGCATTACTAGTGAAGATATAATCAGTGTATTACTCGAGGGACGAGGTCTGAATACCGATACATTAGAAAAGCTTGTAAAAGTTGCTCCAACGGATGAGGAAATGTCCGGAATTCTTGAATTTAATGGTGATCCCGCACGTCTTGCTGATGCCGAATTTTTCCTATATCATCTCCTTCAGGCTGTTCCATCGGCATTTAGTCGTTTCAATGCAATGCTGTATAAGTCAACGTATGATGTAGAGGTTTCACATATCACAGGATACTTGCAAACACTGGAATCAGCTTGTAAGGAGCTTAGAACTCGAGGGCTTTTCTTGAAACTTTTAGAAGCCGTGCTTAAAGCGGGAAATCGATTGAATGCAGGCACGTCAAGAGGAAATGCTCAAGCTTTTAATCTTACAGCTTTGAGAAAACTATCTGATGTCAGAAGTATGGATGGAAAAACAACACTTCTTCAGTTTGTCATTCAAGAAGTGGTTCGAGCAGAGGGTAAACGATGCGTGCTTAATAGAAATCAGAGCATGAATAGGACTAATAGCCGTAGCAGCAAAGCTGAGAGCCAAAAAACTGATAAATTattatcaaaagatgatagGGAAAGGGAATATATGATGCTTGGTTTACCAATAGTCGGTGGCCTGAGCGCTGAGTTCTCCAATGTTAAAAAATCAGCAGCATTAGACTACGATCTTCTTGTTAAAGCAGTCTCATCATTGGCAGAACAATTGGTGGAAACTCGAAAAGTCCTGGCACAATGTAGGGATAATGGAGGATTCACCCAAGAAATGGCGGGTTTCCTTGATGCAGCTGAATTGGAGATACAAGTGGTTAAAGAAGAGCAGACAAGAGTAGTAGAGCTTGTGAACAAAACAACAGATTACTATCAAGCAGGGTTGTCAAAAGAGAAAGGGACAAATATACTTCAATTATTTGTCATTGTGAAAGATTTTCTCGGAATGGTTGATCAAGTTTGTGTAGAAATCGCTAGAAATGCGCAGAAAAAGAATCCTGTACCATCATCTTCTCCTTCCGTGGCAGGATCATCGTCTGCCGGATCCCCTAGAGTGTTTAGATTCCCTAAATTGCCGGCGAATTTCATGTCAGAGGATTCAATGAGCAAATCCAGTGATTCAGATAATGATTCTGAGGGTAGGAATGACTTTCAGTTTTGTATAGAAGCGAAAAAgaattga